The Nitrospirota bacterium genome has a segment encoding these proteins:
- a CDS encoding ATP-binding cassette domain-containing protein, translating to MQEAPDLIEVSHVATRFGPVVVHEDVSLTVRRGEIFAIAGGSGCGKSVLLREIVLLQKPTAGEIRLFGRDVRTMTEAEVLAFRRRCGVLFQGGALFSSLTVLENVMAPLREHATLSPGLTRELAVLKLDLARFPLDSAGKFPSELSGGMRRRAALARSIALDPDLLCLDEPTAGLDPVTAGGFDELVQHLQTLLGLTIVIVTHDLDSLWRVADRVAVLGNGRVLGLGTMEELSESEEPLVREYFHGPRGRQAMQQAEAWSRR from the coding sequence ATGCAGGAGGCGCCCGATCTCATCGAGGTGAGCCACGTCGCGACCCGGTTCGGCCCCGTGGTCGTGCACGAGGACGTGAGCCTGACGGTCCGCCGCGGAGAGATCTTCGCGATCGCGGGCGGGAGCGGCTGCGGGAAGTCCGTGCTGCTGCGGGAGATCGTGCTGCTGCAGAAGCCGACCGCCGGCGAGATCCGGCTGTTCGGCCGGGACGTGCGCACGATGACCGAGGCGGAGGTGCTGGCCTTTCGCCGGCGCTGCGGGGTCCTGTTCCAGGGCGGCGCGCTCTTCAGCTCGCTGACCGTGCTCGAGAACGTGATGGCGCCGCTGCGCGAGCACGCGACGCTCAGCCCCGGGCTCACCCGCGAGCTGGCCGTCCTCAAGCTCGACCTGGCCCGCTTCCCGCTGGACAGCGCGGGCAAGTTCCCCAGCGAGCTGAGCGGCGGCATGCGGCGGCGGGCGGCCCTGGCCCGGTCGATCGCGCTGGACCCGGACCTGCTGTGCCTGGACGAGCCGACGGCCGGGCTGGACCCGGTGACCGCCGGCGGGTTCGACGAGCTCGTGCAGCACCTGCAGACCCTCCTGGGGCTCACGATCGTGATCGTGACCCACGACTTGGACTCGCTCTGGCGGGTGGCGGACCGCGTGGCCGTGCTGGGGAACGGCCGGGTGCTCGGGCTCGGCACGATGGAGGAGCTGTCGGAATCGGAAGAGCCCCTCGTCCGCGAATATTTCCACGGGCCCAGGGGGCGCCAGGCGATGCAGCAGGCGGAGGCATGGAGCCGAAGGTAA
- a CDS encoding CBS domain-containing protein — protein MKHASLQAPAKDVMNTRVMAVGPHALARDVALHLLSGVFSGLPVIARDRALLGVVTEFDLLKALEEGRDLDAVEAEAIMSKPPITVEEDTPIKAVIKRMTEANVLRVPVVREGKLVGVISRSDLLDHLIAKRLIVAYGTL, from the coding sequence ATGAAGCACGCATCGCTGCAGGCACCGGCCAAGGACGTGATGAACACCAGGGTCATGGCGGTCGGCCCGCACGCGCTGGCCCGTGACGTCGCGCTCCACCTCCTGTCCGGCGTCTTCAGCGGGCTGCCGGTGATCGCACGGGATCGGGCGCTGCTCGGCGTCGTCACGGAATTCGACCTCCTCAAGGCCCTCGAGGAAGGCCGGGACCTGGACGCCGTCGAAGCCGAGGCGATCATGAGCAAGCCGCCGATCACGGTGGAGGAGGACACGCCGATCAAGGCGGTCATCAAGCGGATGACCGAGGCGAACGTCCTGCGCGTGCCGGTGGTCCGCGAGGGGAAGCTCGTCGGCGTGATCTCCCGGTCGGACCTGCTGGACCACCTGATCGCCAAGCGGCTGATCGTGGCCTACGGGACGTTGTGA
- a CDS encoding MlaE family lipid ABC transporter permease subunit, translated as MQPKTEDAPLVPQAGLSVGDDATVRCGGLWTLPQLAELERCLETFPWPEAAAVVCDAGQIEAMDTGGAWLLQRSLNDLRQRGRQVELRGLRPEFATLLQIVAATPTQAAPAAAAPAGATLEQVGRMAWNEWGQVTGGLAFLGESLVMLLRLLVSPLRVRWRAVIRSLELDGFNALPIVGLLSFLMGVVIAYQGAEQLKTFGANIFIVDLVGVSILREIAPLVTAILVAGRSGSAYAAQLGTMKVTEELDAIRTLGLSPMELLVAPKVLALAIALPLLSVYADAVGVFGGMLIARSDLSISFREFLTRFEDAVALRHFLIGIAKAPVFAVIIALVGCYQGFQIRGGVDDVGRRTTVSVVQAIFLVIVLDAFFSIALNWWDL; from the coding sequence ATGCAGCCGAAGACCGAAGACGCACCCCTAGTTCCGCAGGCCGGCTTGTCCGTCGGGGACGACGCCACCGTCCGTTGCGGCGGTCTCTGGACCCTGCCGCAGCTCGCGGAGCTGGAGCGATGCCTCGAAACGTTCCCGTGGCCCGAGGCCGCGGCGGTGGTCTGCGACGCCGGCCAGATCGAGGCGATGGACACGGGCGGGGCCTGGCTGCTGCAGCGGAGCTTGAACGACCTCCGGCAGAGGGGCCGCCAGGTCGAGCTGCGGGGCCTGCGTCCGGAGTTCGCGACCCTGCTGCAGATCGTCGCGGCGACCCCGACGCAGGCGGCGCCGGCGGCCGCGGCCCCTGCCGGGGCTACGCTCGAGCAAGTCGGCCGGATGGCCTGGAACGAATGGGGCCAGGTCACCGGCGGCCTCGCCTTTCTCGGCGAGAGCCTGGTCATGCTGCTCCGCCTCCTGGTCTCGCCCCTGAGGGTCCGCTGGCGGGCCGTGATTCGCAGCCTGGAGCTGGACGGGTTCAACGCCCTGCCCATCGTGGGCCTGTTGTCGTTTCTCATGGGGGTCGTGATCGCCTACCAGGGAGCCGAGCAGTTGAAGACCTTCGGCGCCAACATCTTCATCGTGGACCTGGTCGGGGTCTCCATCCTGCGGGAGATCGCGCCGCTCGTGACGGCGATCCTGGTCGCCGGCCGGTCGGGCTCCGCCTACGCGGCGCAGCTCGGCACGATGAAGGTGACCGAGGAATTGGACGCGATCCGGACCCTCGGTCTCTCGCCGATGGAGCTGCTGGTCGCACCCAAGGTCCTGGCCCTGGCGATCGCGCTCCCGCTGCTGTCGGTCTACGCGGACGCGGTCGGGGTCTTCGGCGGCATGCTGATCGCCAGGAGCGATCTCAGCATCAGCTTCCGGGAGTTCCTCACCCGCTTCGAGGACGCGGTCGCCCTGCGGCACTTCCTGATCGGGATCGCCAAGGCCCCGGTCTTCGCGGTCATCATCGCGCTGGTCGGCTGTTACCAGGGGTTCCAGATCCGGGGCGGGGTGGACGACGTGGGCCGGCGGACGACGGTCAGCGTGGTCCAGGCGATTTTTCTGGTCATCGTGCTCGACGCCTTCTTCTCGATCGCGCTGAACTGGTGGGATCTCTGA
- a CDS encoding ubiquinol-cytochrome c reductase iron-sulfur subunit has product MSVHEPEPSKDAPGFHTPVGSRRTFFRWMTGLAAGFIGAGLAVPLLGYVVSPAFTRREKPWVPVGRVDDLPVGEPKQLDYITTLKDGWMETKAHKAVWAIKQADGQVTVFSPLCTHLGCGYRWDDPDRKFKCPCHGSVYDLAGKVLGGPAPRRLDVLPSKVENGQLFVIYKEFKAGLPTPVEL; this is encoded by the coding sequence ATGAGCGTTCACGAACCAGAGCCGAGCAAAGACGCCCCCGGCTTCCACACCCCGGTCGGCTCCCGACGGACGTTCTTCCGGTGGATGACGGGGCTCGCCGCGGGCTTCATCGGCGCCGGACTGGCCGTCCCGCTGCTCGGCTACGTCGTCTCCCCGGCCTTCACGCGCCGGGAAAAACCCTGGGTTCCGGTCGGCCGGGTGGACGACCTGCCCGTCGGCGAGCCCAAGCAACTGGATTACATCACGACCCTCAAGGACGGCTGGATGGAGACCAAGGCCCACAAGGCCGTCTGGGCGATCAAACAGGCCGACGGCCAGGTCACCGTCTTCTCGCCCCTCTGCACCCATCTCGGCTGCGGTTACCGGTGGGACGATCCGGACCGCAAGTTCAAGTGTCCGTGCCACGGCAGCGTGTACGACCTCGCTGGCAAGGTGCTGGGCGGGCCGGCTCCGCGTCGCCTGGACGTGCTTCCCTCGAAGGTCGAAAACGGGCAGCTCTTCGTGATCTACAAGGAATTCAAGGCGGGGCTTCCGACGCCGGTGGAACTGTGA
- a CDS encoding MlaD family protein: MEPKVNYTLVGAFVVLLTAALIGAALWLGKGEYRKSYDRYYAYMTESVSGMSVNSPVKYRGVEVGRVKEIILNPDNPEEVRLTMDILRGTPVKEDTVAILESQGLTGLAFVNLAGGSREAPPLTAKEDQEYPVIKTGASLFYKLDEALSKLLADESVSRLLNDSSGLIQDIRLVLSKENRESLRQVLNDLAVTTHALAARSQRLDEGVDSAAETFKHLAKTSKTLNDELPLILVRVHRSAAALESLSKDLSRTSATVGTLVADTKPGLEQFSGQTLADVGQLVTELRQLTATLQRVAARLEREPNALVFGRGPQPRGPGE, encoded by the coding sequence ATGGAGCCGAAGGTAAACTACACGCTGGTCGGCGCGTTCGTCGTGCTGCTGACCGCGGCGCTGATCGGGGCCGCGCTCTGGCTTGGCAAGGGCGAGTACCGGAAGAGCTATGACCGCTACTACGCCTACATGACCGAATCGGTCTCCGGCATGAGCGTGAATTCGCCTGTGAAGTACCGCGGCGTGGAGGTGGGCCGGGTCAAGGAGATCATCCTGAACCCGGACAACCCCGAGGAGGTGCGGCTGACGATGGACATTCTGCGCGGCACGCCCGTGAAGGAGGACACGGTGGCGATCCTGGAATCCCAGGGGTTGACCGGCCTCGCGTTCGTGAACCTGGCCGGCGGCAGCCGCGAGGCTCCGCCGCTCACGGCCAAGGAGGACCAGGAGTATCCCGTGATCAAGACCGGCGCGTCCCTCTTCTACAAGCTGGACGAGGCCCTGTCGAAGCTCCTGGCCGACGAGTCCGTGTCGCGCCTGCTCAACGATTCCTCCGGGCTCATCCAGGACATCCGGCTCGTCCTGAGCAAAGAAAACCGCGAGTCGCTGAGGCAGGTCCTGAACGACCTGGCGGTCACGACCCATGCCCTGGCCGCGCGCAGCCAGCGGCTGGACGAGGGGGTGGACAGCGCCGCGGAAACGTTCAAGCACCTGGCCAAGACGAGCAAGACACTGAACGACGAGCTCCCGCTCATCCTGGTCCGGGTGCACCGCAGCGCCGCCGCGCTGGAGAGTCTGTCGAAGGACCTCTCCCGCACGAGCGCGACGGTGGGGACGCTGGTGGCGGACACGAAACCCGGCCTGGAGCAGTTCTCCGGTCAGACCCTGGCCGACGTCGGCCAGCTCGTGACGGAGTTGCGGCAGCTCACCGCCACGCTGCAGCGGGTGGCCGCGCGGCTCGAGCGGGAGCCCAACGCGTTGGTGTTCGGCCGGGGGCCGCAGCCCCGCGGGCCGGGAGAATGA
- a CDS encoding OsmC family protein produces the protein MGDDRMKLSVAFRGGVRLDVLSRSHTVVTDQPVEDGGADAGMSPVELFVGSLASCVGYFVVRYCARHRIPCDGFTVEAEWTMAEQPHRVGAVALRIQLPAELPPDQQERLLKVAHGCTVHQSLVVPPQVEIRLAPQGVRPGGD, from the coding sequence ATGGGCGATGACCGCATGAAGCTCTCCGTGGCTTTCCGCGGCGGCGTGCGGCTCGACGTCCTCAGCCGGTCCCATACGGTGGTGACCGACCAGCCGGTCGAGGACGGAGGCGCGGACGCCGGCATGAGCCCGGTGGAGTTGTTCGTCGGCTCCCTGGCGAGCTGCGTAGGGTATTTCGTAGTGCGCTATTGCGCCAGGCACCGGATTCCCTGCGACGGTTTCACCGTCGAGGCCGAGTGGACGATGGCGGAACAGCCCCACCGGGTGGGAGCCGTGGCCCTGCGGATTCAGCTTCCCGCGGAACTCCCCCCAGATCAACAGGAGCGGCTGTTGAAGGTCGCCCACGGCTGCACGGTGCACCAGTCGCTCGTCGTGCCGCCCCAGGTGGAGATCCGCCTGGCTCCGCAAGGCGTCCGGCCCGGCGGCGACTGA
- a CDS encoding DUF2892 domain-containing protein, which translates to MTCNVGGIERPIRIVLGIILLGIGSFAELPAAGTAVAFIVGAVALVTGAIGFCPAWALFGINTCPTKPAEKT; encoded by the coding sequence ATGACCTGCAACGTGGGGGGAATCGAACGGCCGATCCGGATCGTGCTCGGAATCATCCTCCTGGGGATCGGCTCCTTCGCCGAGCTGCCGGCTGCGGGAACTGCCGTCGCGTTCATCGTCGGGGCCGTGGCCCTGGTGACCGGGGCCATCGGGTTCTGCCCGGCCTGGGCCCTGTTCGGCATCAACACCTGTCCGACGAAACCGGCCGAGAAGACGTGA
- a CDS encoding sulfite exporter TauE/SafE family protein, with amino-acid sequence MIGQAVLPVAAGVPIGLQLGATGTGGAILAVPVLVYVAGIPAKEAAAMSLVIVAASAWLGVWEYSRLGLVKPKAAVAFSWTGVAGSWFGAYGHKLVPNEILLVGFGIMLLLARYLMMRQRKLAQEAEPDSSCAARFPRTCWLKLAGLGLVVGVLNGFFGVGGGFMIVPALALFAGFTPRQAIGTSLCIIAIISLGGIARHVQLGALNGPLTLLVILGSAAGMVLGARLGQMVAPQTMSRFTAAVTVSIAAMLIAVNGAKILNENF; translated from the coding sequence GTGATCGGCCAAGCGGTCTTGCCGGTGGCGGCGGGCGTGCCGATCGGCCTGCAGCTCGGCGCCACGGGCACCGGCGGGGCGATCCTGGCCGTCCCCGTGCTCGTCTACGTGGCCGGCATCCCGGCCAAGGAGGCCGCCGCCATGTCCCTCGTGATCGTCGCGGCCTCGGCCTGGCTCGGCGTGTGGGAGTACAGCCGGCTCGGCCTGGTCAAGCCCAAGGCCGCGGTGGCCTTTTCCTGGACCGGCGTCGCCGGCTCCTGGTTCGGAGCCTACGGGCACAAGCTGGTGCCGAACGAAATCCTGCTCGTCGGGTTCGGGATCATGCTGCTGCTGGCCCGGTACTTGATGATGCGCCAGCGCAAGCTCGCCCAGGAAGCCGAGCCGGACTCCAGTTGCGCGGCCCGCTTTCCCCGGACCTGCTGGCTCAAGCTGGCGGGACTGGGCCTGGTGGTCGGGGTGCTGAACGGGTTCTTCGGGGTCGGCGGCGGCTTCATGATCGTCCCGGCTCTGGCCCTCTTTGCCGGGTTCACCCCGCGCCAGGCCATCGGCACCTCGCTCTGCATCATCGCGATCATTTCCTTAGGCGGCATCGCGCGGCACGTCCAGCTCGGAGCGCTGAACGGGCCGCTGACCCTGCTGGTGATCCTCGGAAGCGCGGCCGGCATGGTCCTGGGCGCCCGCCTCGGGCAGATGGTCGCCCCGCAGACGATGAGCCGGTTCACCGCCGCCGTCACGGTCAGCATCGCGGCCATGCTGATCGCCGTGAACGGCGCCAAAATTCTGAATGAGAATTTTTAG
- a CDS encoding cytochrome c, which produces MGPVLTVLLAIGLTLSSSVPLPAAERPMMAPRVPADKLGEARALQSPLPASPDVVTKGKALYEGKGACFNCHGKDGRGNGPAAAGLNPPPRDFRHHGFWRHRTEGEIFWVIKHGIPGTAMVPFGGQLTDEEIWAVIQYERSFAGGRGGPRRGMGGMGPKGCCGPESER; this is translated from the coding sequence ATGGGCCCCGTTCTCACGGTGCTGCTCGCCATCGGATTGACCCTGTCCTCGTCAGTCCCTCTTCCGGCGGCCGAGCGGCCCATGATGGCCCCTCGTGTGCCCGCAGACAAACTCGGGGAGGCGCGAGCCTTGCAGAGCCCGCTGCCGGCCTCACCGGACGTCGTCACGAAGGGCAAGGCGCTCTATGAGGGAAAGGGCGCCTGCTTCAACTGTCATGGTAAGGACGGCCGGGGCAACGGGCCGGCGGCGGCGGGCCTCAATCCCCCGCCGCGCGATTTTCGTCACCACGGCTTCTGGCGGCACCGGACGGAAGGCGAGATCTTTTGGGTCATCAAGCACGGCATCCCGGGGACCGCGATGGTCCCGTTCGGAGGACAACTGACGGACGAGGAGATCTGGGCGGTGATCCAGTATGAGCGGAGCTTCGCCGGAGGGCGCGGCGGGCCACGCAGAGGCATGGGCGGCATGGGGCCGAAGGGCTGCTGCGGCCCGGAGTCCGAACGGTAG
- a CDS encoding PepSY domain-containing protein, translated as MKRIMTAAALVIGMALLTSGPAWSDAKGKKKEDEGKEKVEMATAAKVTIDQAIKTASEKVAGKVIEAELEKKHDKAVWEVEVLTADGKVMEVHIDADSGAVIDTEEKKAEGEHERKRERKGKHK; from the coding sequence ATGAAGCGAATCATGACGGCGGCGGCGTTGGTGATCGGCATGGCCCTGCTCACGAGCGGGCCGGCCTGGAGCGACGCGAAGGGCAAGAAGAAAGAGGACGAGGGCAAGGAAAAGGTCGAGATGGCGACGGCCGCCAAGGTCACGATCGATCAGGCCATCAAGACGGCGTCCGAGAAGGTCGCAGGCAAGGTGATCGAGGCCGAGCTGGAGAAGAAGCACGACAAGGCCGTCTGGGAGGTCGAGGTGCTGACCGCGGACGGCAAGGTCATGGAAGTGCACATTGACGCCGACAGCGGCGCGGTGATCGACACCGAGGAGAAGAAGGCGGAGGGCGAGCACGAGCGGAAGCGGGAGCGCAAAGGGAAGCACAAGTAA
- a CDS encoding OsmC family protein, which translates to MDVRSKVYAYRTSVRWTERRLGLISSPGKPDIQVATPPEFKGHEGIWSPEDLFVASANVCLMTTFLAFAERAGLGFTAYDSEAEGRLELVDGRFQVTAITLRPRVTLKPGEDAAKAREIVEKAEANCLISNSMKSRITLEPTIV; encoded by the coding sequence ATGGACGTCCGCAGCAAGGTCTACGCCTACCGCACCTCCGTCCGGTGGACCGAGCGCAGGCTCGGTCTCATCTCCTCACCCGGCAAGCCCGACATCCAAGTCGCGACGCCGCCCGAGTTCAAAGGGCACGAAGGCATCTGGTCCCCCGAGGATCTCTTCGTGGCTTCGGCCAACGTCTGCCTGATGACCACCTTCCTGGCCTTCGCGGAACGGGCGGGGTTGGGCTTCACGGCTTATGACAGCGAGGCGGAGGGCCGCCTCGAGCTCGTGGACGGGAGATTCCAGGTCACGGCGATCACGCTGAGGCCGCGGGTCACGCTGAAGCCCGGCGAGGATGCGGCCAAGGCCCGCGAGATCGTCGAGAAGGCCGAGGCCAACTGCCTGATCTCCAATTCGATGAAGAGCCGGATCACGCTCGAACCGACGATCGTCTGA
- a CDS encoding ABC-type transport auxiliary lipoprotein family protein, whose amino-acid sequence MRGGSRAAILALTVLLAAACSLAPSRTVEDLHTYLLDPELPSADGAPPGRGGSGTLLIGVPRAQAGFDTPRMVYLLRPHEIQYFASSEWADTPARMLTPLLEQALERTGAWRTVVLATSSLRGDLRLDAEHLALQQEFFSKPSRVRVTLRVHLVEPRGQAVVASKQFEAVEDALSDDPYGGVLAANRAVAKLLNEVADWVGAQRVAVQPRDR is encoded by the coding sequence ATGCGTGGCGGCTCACGCGCGGCCATTCTTGCGCTGACCGTTCTGCTGGCGGCCGCCTGCAGTTTGGCCCCGTCGCGGACCGTCGAGGACCTGCACACCTACCTGCTGGACCCGGAGCTCCCGTCCGCGGATGGGGCACCGCCGGGCCGGGGCGGAAGCGGGACCCTCCTGATCGGCGTCCCGCGGGCGCAGGCGGGCTTCGACACGCCGCGCATGGTCTATCTGCTGCGGCCGCACGAAATCCAGTACTTCGCCAGCAGCGAATGGGCCGACACGCCGGCCCGGATGCTGACGCCGCTCCTGGAGCAGGCCCTGGAGCGGACCGGCGCCTGGCGCACGGTGGTGCTGGCGACCAGCTCGCTGCGGGGCGACCTGCGCCTGGATGCCGAGCACCTGGCGCTCCAGCAGGAATTCTTTTCGAAGCCCAGCCGCGTGCGGGTGACGCTGCGCGTGCACCTGGTGGAGCCGCGCGGGCAGGCCGTCGTCGCCTCCAAACAGTTCGAGGCCGTCGAGGACGCTCTCAGCGACGACCCCTACGGGGGCGTCCTCGCCGCCAACCGGGCCGTGGCCAAGCTGCTGAACGAGGTCGCGGATTGGGTCGGCGCCCAACGGGTTGCGGTCCAGCCGCGCGACCGGTGA
- a CDS encoding four helix bundle protein, which translates to MEKPHKKLDAWRLAVELATYVYRTTDHFPRDERFGLTDQMRRAAVSIPSNIAEGAARKSKKEFAQFIHTARGSLGELDTHLELARRPGFLDEGTWKDLDARMKRIDMALAGLLRFRQSSHV; encoded by the coding sequence GTGGAGAAACCGCACAAGAAACTGGATGCTTGGCGACTCGCCGTCGAACTCGCAACTTACGTTTACCGAACCACTGATCACTTCCCGAGGGACGAGCGTTTTGGTCTGACCGATCAGATGCGCAGAGCGGCTGTCAGCATCCCCAGCAACATTGCTGAAGGCGCAGCCCGAAAAAGCAAGAAGGAGTTTGCGCAGTTTATTCACACCGCACGCGGTTCGCTGGGCGAGCTTGATACGCACCTGGAACTGGCGCGTCGCCCGGGCTTTCTCGACGAGGGCACATGGAAAGACCTCGACGCGCGCATGAAACGTATTGACATGGCTCTTGCCGGTTTGCTTCGCTTCCGACAATCGTCTCACGTCTGA
- a CDS encoding FAD/NAD(P)-binding oxidoreductase — translation MARIVIIGASIGGLPAAYEARALLEKKHKVTVISNVDYFHFVPSNPWVAVGWRTRKDISFPLGPVLQKKGVEFIHAAAERIEPEQNRVVTAKGEVPYDYLVIATGPKLNFPAVAGLGPSGYTQSVCTVDHAEQAWGTYQAFLKDPGPIVVGAAQGASCFGPAYEMAFILDADLRKKRLRKKVPIYFVTPEPYIGHMGLAGVGASRRLMEDEFAEHSIKPITNAVIQEVQPGRLVLGDGQAIPFRYSMFIPPFAGVDAVAGTAGLCNPKGFVNIDQYQANPKYKNIYAVGVCVAIPPVEQTPVPTGAPKTGYMIESMVSATVHNIKADIENDPKRETATWNAICLADMGDTGVAFVALPQMAPRNVTWARKGKWVHLAKIALEKYFLRKMKKGVSEPYYEKAILKTLGIAKLEQQA, via the coding sequence ATGGCTCGCATTGTCATCATCGGGGCCTCCATCGGGGGGCTTCCCGCCGCCTACGAGGCGCGCGCGCTGCTGGAGAAGAAGCACAAGGTCACGGTGATCTCGAACGTGGACTACTTCCACTTCGTGCCCTCGAACCCCTGGGTCGCCGTCGGGTGGCGCACGCGCAAGGACATCAGCTTCCCGCTCGGCCCCGTGCTCCAGAAGAAGGGCGTCGAGTTCATCCACGCGGCGGCGGAGCGGATCGAGCCGGAGCAGAACCGGGTCGTCACGGCTAAGGGCGAAGTGCCCTACGATTACCTGGTCATCGCCACCGGCCCCAAGTTGAACTTCCCCGCCGTGGCCGGCCTGGGGCCGAGCGGCTACACCCAGTCGGTCTGCACGGTGGACCATGCGGAGCAGGCCTGGGGCACCTACCAGGCCTTTCTCAAGGACCCGGGCCCGATCGTGGTCGGCGCGGCGCAGGGCGCCTCCTGCTTCGGCCCGGCCTACGAGATGGCCTTCATCCTGGACGCGGACCTGCGGAAGAAGCGCCTGCGGAAGAAAGTGCCGATCTACTTCGTCACGCCGGAGCCCTACATCGGCCACATGGGCCTGGCCGGCGTCGGCGCCTCGCGCCGGCTCATGGAGGACGAGTTCGCCGAGCACTCGATCAAGCCGATCACGAACGCGGTGATCCAAGAGGTCCAGCCCGGTCGGCTGGTGCTCGGGGACGGTCAGGCCATTCCGTTCCGGTACTCGATGTTCATCCCGCCCTTCGCCGGGGTGGATGCGGTGGCCGGCACGGCCGGGCTGTGCAATCCGAAAGGCTTCGTGAACATCGACCAGTACCAGGCCAACCCCAAGTACAAGAACATTTACGCGGTGGGGGTCTGCGTCGCGATCCCGCCGGTGGAGCAGACGCCGGTCCCGACCGGCGCCCCCAAGACCGGCTACATGATCGAGTCCATGGTCTCGGCCACGGTCCACAACATCAAGGCCGACATCGAGAACGATCCCAAGCGGGAGACGGCCACCTGGAACGCGATCTGCCTGGCCGACATGGGGGACACGGGCGTGGCCTTCGTGGCGCTGCCCCAGATGGCCCCGCGCAACGTGACCTGGGCCAGGAAGGGCAAGTGGGTGCACCTGGCCAAGATCGCGCTGGAAAAGTATTTCCTCCGCAAGATGAAGAAGGGCGTGAGCGAGCCCTACTACGAGAAGGCGATCCTGAAGACTCTGGGGATCGCCAAGCTGGAGCAGCAGGCCTGA
- a CDS encoding cytochrome b N-terminal domain-containing protein has protein sequence MASKLYEWLDSRLKLQPIEKTLLDEPIPGGASWIYVFGSATLFLFLLQAVTGMFLAIYYAPTPDHAYDSIRFIETQVTFGAFVRGLHHWGASGMVVAIGLHMLQTFLYGAYKPPREVMWMVGVVLFLITLSFAFTGYLLPWDQNAYWATQIGINMVGTVPVVGDVLVRVLRGGEALGALTLSRFFAVHVLFLPATLAIGVVLHLFILRRVGPAGPWTDERARLGGETFYPRQVYMDAVVMLAVFAGLATLALAVSFPLADKASPSDTTFVPIPEWYFLFYYQLLKYVHGPLEPLATWVLPALFFLLLLFWPFIDRNPARNPIRRPAALAAGAALLVTVFALLGVSLRDLYAVPRVDPAVARGQAVFARFGCAGCHRVHGEGGAIGPDLSYEGDARPEREWHLRHFRDPQSVSPGSIMPKFPLTEQELNDLASYMLSLKRPAA, from the coding sequence ATGGCGTCCAAACTATACGAATGGCTGGACAGCCGGCTGAAGCTCCAGCCGATCGAGAAGACGCTGCTGGACGAGCCGATCCCCGGCGGGGCGAGCTGGATCTACGTGTTCGGCTCCGCGACGCTCTTTCTTTTCCTTCTCCAGGCGGTCACCGGCATGTTCCTGGCGATCTACTACGCCCCCACGCCGGACCACGCCTACGACAGTATCCGGTTCATCGAGACCCAGGTGACCTTCGGCGCCTTCGTCCGCGGCCTCCACCACTGGGGCGCCTCGGGGATGGTCGTGGCCATCGGCCTGCACATGCTCCAAACCTTCCTGTACGGGGCCTACAAGCCCCCGCGCGAGGTCATGTGGATGGTCGGGGTCGTGCTCTTCCTGATCACCCTGAGCTTCGCCTTCACCGGCTATCTCCTGCCCTGGGATCAGAACGCCTACTGGGCGACGCAGATCGGGATCAACATGGTGGGGACCGTGCCGGTCGTGGGAGACGTCCTCGTCCGCGTGCTCCGCGGCGGCGAGGCGCTGGGGGCGCTGACTCTTTCCCGGTTCTTCGCCGTCCACGTGCTGTTCCTCCCGGCGACGCTGGCCATCGGCGTCGTGCTCCACCTGTTCATCCTCCGCCGCGTCGGGCCCGCGGGCCCCTGGACCGACGAACGGGCCAGGCTCGGCGGCGAGACCTTCTACCCCCGCCAGGTCTACATGGACGCGGTGGTCATGCTGGCCGTCTTCGCCGGGCTGGCGACCCTGGCGCTCGCGGTCAGCTTTCCGCTGGCGGACAAGGCCAGCCCCTCCGACACCACGTTCGTGCCGATCCCGGAATGGTACTTCCTGTTCTACTACCAGTTGCTGAAATACGTGCACGGGCCGTTGGAGCCGCTGGCCACCTGGGTCCTGCCGGCGCTGTTTTTCCTCCTCCTGCTCTTCTGGCCCTTCATTGACCGCAACCCGGCCCGCAACCCGATCCGGCGCCCCGCCGCCCTGGCGGCCGGCGCGGCGCTCCTCGTGACGGTCTTCGCGCTCCTGGGCGTCTCGCTGCGGGACCTCTACGCGGTCCCGCGCGTGGACCCGGCCGTGGCGCGCGGACAGGCGGTCTTCGCCCGCTTCGGCTGCGCCGGCTGCCACCGCGTCCACGGAGAAGGAGGCGCGATCGGGCCGGACCTGTCCTACGAAGGCGACGCGAGGCCGGAGCGGGAGTGGCACCTGCGGCACTTCCGCGACCCGCAGTCGGTCTCGCCCGGCTCGATCATGCCGAAGTTCCCGCTGACCGAGCAGGAATTGAACGACCTGGCCAGCTACATGCTCAGCCTCAAGCGCCCGGCGGCATGA